The genomic DNA ATGCCGCGAACGGTGTTGTGGTTCGGACGTTGCAGTTGGGTCAGCAGTCGGCTGGGTACTATACGGACCGTGAGCGTGCGGCGTATTGGGATGGTCGGAACGCTTCTGGTGAGCAGGTGGCGAGTGGCGTGTATTTTTACCAGTTGGAAACGGATGAAATTTCGTCGCTTCGCAAGATGGTAATATTGAAATAATTGAACGCAAACTGGGAAGTTTGCCCTACAAAGAGAGGGACGCAAACTGGGAAGTTTGCCCTACAAAGAGAGGGACGCAAACTGGAAAGTTTGCCCTACAAAGAGAGAGACGCAAACTGGGAAGTTTGCCCTACAAAGAGAGGGACGCAAACTGGAAAGTTTGCCCTACAAGCATCGGGTGCGGTTAGAAACCGCACCTACCAATTTGGGAAAGGGCGCGGTGTAGAAGCTGCGCCTTTTTTTACGGTCTGAATCGCGGATTTTCGCGGATTTTGGGGTTTTGGGTGTACCAACGGTTTTTGTTAAGAAGGCGGGGTATTGAGGGTCAAAAACTTTACACCCCCCTCCTACAGCATCCTTCTTGAATTATTCTTTGTAAAGTGCTATGCTGATTTCCATCAATGATAAATACAATACAAAGGACTTCTGTAGCGCAAGTTTTCGCTTGCAAGCTACGCGAAAATCATGCCTGAAACCAGACCTAATATCCTACTTATTACGAGCGATCAACAGCATTGGAACACTTTGGGCTGCCTCAACCCTGAAATCCAGACCCCGCACTTGGACGCATTGGCACAACAAGGCACGCTTTTCAACAGAGCCTACTGCCCGAACCCGACCTGCACACCGACACGCGCCTCTATTATTACTGGAAAATACCCGAGTCAACACGGGGCGTGGTCTCTCGGCACGAAACTCTCTGAAGATGAGCATACGGTGGGTGAAGATTTCACGGATGCGGGGTATCGGACTGCCCTCGTCGGAAAAGCGCACTTTCAACCCCTTCACGGAACAGAGGAATTCCCGTCCCTCGAATCCTACCCAGTCCTCCAAGATTTGGACTTTTGGCGCAGTTTCAATGAACCGTTTTACGGGTTTGAGCATGTCGAACTCGCACGGAACCATGCCGACGAAGCACACGTCGGACAGCACTATGCGATCTGGATGGAAGAGAACGGCTGCACCAATTGGCGTGACTATTTCGCGCCGCCGACAGGGAATGCACGCGATCAATACCGCAAGTGGCACATTCCTGAAGAATACCACTACGACACTTGGATTGCTGAGCGGACCAACGCACTCATGGAAACGTATCAACAGAACGGTGAAAACTTTTTCCTTTGGGCGAGTTTCTTCGATCCGCATCCGAAATATCTCGCCCCAGAGCCGTGGGATACGATGTATGATCCAAATGCGTTGACGGTGCCTTCCGTAACCGAGGGAGAACACGATAACAATCCACCCCATTTTCAACTCACGCAACAAGAAAAGCCGGACTTCTCGGCTTGGCGCGAAAGTGGAAAGGGTGTTCACGGGTTCAACTCACATTTACGCGATCGCGATGAACTCGCTAAAGACATCGCTGTCTATTACGGCATGGTGAGCCTGATGGATAAGTATATCGGGAAAATCTTGGCGAAACTTGACGAATTAGGACTGGCAGAGAACACGTTAGTCGTGTTCACTTCCGATCACGGGCATTTTTACGGACAACACGGACTCGTCGCAAAGGGGGCGTTCCACTACGAGGATGTCATCCGAGTGCCGTTTATCGCGCGGTATCCAGGGGTCGTGCCTGCGGGGAAACACTCCGAGGCATTGCAGACGTTGGTAGACTTAGCACCCTCATTCCTCAGTGCTGCTGGTATTGACGTTCCTCTTCCAATGACAGGCGTAGATCAAATGCCGGTCTGGTCGGGACAAGTAGAACAAGCACGCGACCATATCATCGTCGAAAACCATCATGAACCGACGACGGTACACGTCAAAACCTATGTTGACGATCGTTATAAACTGACCGTCTATTATAACAGAGATTATGGCGAACTCTTTGATTTGCAAGCGGATCCTGGAGAAGTCAACAACCTATGGAACGCCACGGCGCATGCTGAATTGAAAGCGGATCTGGTGATGAAGTTGTTGTTCGCGGAGATGGGGAAAGAACCGTTATGGATGCCGAGAACTTCGGGGGCATAAATCAATACCGGCGTTTCCAGTGCCAACTGTCGCTTCCCGAAATGAGCGGACGGATGTCTTCGGGCAAGGTCTCAACAAACTCAGGACTGACTTCGTTGCCGGGCCATTCGCGCACCATTGGCGGTGTATAGCCGGATATAAGGATGACACGCTCCTTATCGCTACGGATGGCAGTGGTGCTGTGAATCAACGCCTCAGCGAAAAGCAGGACGGATCCCGCTGATGCTTCGACTTGGTAGATGAGTTTGTCGTCAGAGAGTGCCGCTTCGATCATTTCTTTGTGATCCCACGTTAGGCGATGGCTCCCCGGTATAACGCACGTTCCTCCATCATCAGGTCCAACATCGGTGAGGTAGGCGAGCGTCTTCACGAAGATACAGTGGAACTTGTTCTGTTCCATGTATGTGCCCCACCCGTGTTGCGTGCCACGATGGAACCCTGTCGGGTTATAACGGCGTTTATAGAGTTCGTCCAATTCCATCTCTGGATTCCGACTATTAATAATCGCTTCGGTTTCCTCAAGACGGACTGCGCCACCCACCACTTCTTCAACGAGAGGCACCAATTGGGGATGCGCCGCGTATTCTAAGAGTGCCGGGTCATACGCAACAAGATTGCCGAAAAGCACGTGGTGTTCACTTTTCCCACGGGCATAGACCCGCTTGGCATCCAGATCCGTGTCGGCTTTCATCCTGTAGAGAGCACCTTTCATACGTTCAATTTCATCGGCGTTTAGGACGTTCTCTAACAGGACAAACCCGTAGATATCGAAGTGGAGTCGTTGTGCAGGCGTTAGGCAAACTGTTTCACTGTTTTTCATTTCTTTCTCCAAAACCGAGAGATATTCCCCACCTGGCGCAAACTAACAGTTTACGCTACAAATACCGAACCTATGTTTTCTTATAACCCGTGCTTGACCTGTCCCCAGAGGGTCGCGAGTTTCCCGTTCGGGTCAACGGCAAGGTCGAGTGGATCTTCCCCTTCATAAACCAATAAATCATCAACGTAACCGGGGGCAGTTATTCCCCACGTATAGAAAGCGACCCACTTGGCAACGGGCCCGAGTGCAGCATTCCGAAACGGGAGTCCTTTTTCCGCTTTGGCACCTAAAGCGTCGTTTCTGTCGTCTCCTACGTAAAAATC from Candidatus Poribacteria bacterium includes the following:
- a CDS encoding phytanoyl-CoA dioxygenase family protein, producing the protein MKNSETVCLTPAQRLHFDIYGFVLLENVLNADEIERMKGALYRMKADTDLDAKRVYARGKSEHHVLFGNLVAYDPALLEYAAHPQLVPLVEEVVGGAVRLEETEAIINSRNPEMELDELYKRRYNPTGFHRGTQHGWGTYMEQNKFHCIFVKTLAYLTDVGPDDGGTCVIPGSHRLTWDHKEMIEAALSDDKLIYQVEASAGSVLLFAEALIHSTTAIRSDKERVILISGYTPPMVREWPGNEVSPEFVETLPEDIRPLISGSDSWHWKRRY
- a CDS encoding sulfatase-like hydrolase/transferase gives rise to the protein MPETRPNILLITSDQQHWNTLGCLNPEIQTPHLDALAQQGTLFNRAYCPNPTCTPTRASIITGKYPSQHGAWSLGTKLSEDEHTVGEDFTDAGYRTALVGKAHFQPLHGTEEFPSLESYPVLQDLDFWRSFNEPFYGFEHVELARNHADEAHVGQHYAIWMEENGCTNWRDYFAPPTGNARDQYRKWHIPEEYHYDTWIAERTNALMETYQQNGENFFLWASFFDPHPKYLAPEPWDTMYDPNALTVPSVTEGEHDNNPPHFQLTQQEKPDFSAWRESGKGVHGFNSHLRDRDELAKDIAVYYGMVSLMDKYIGKILAKLDELGLAENTLVVFTSDHGHFYGQHGLVAKGAFHYEDVIRVPFIARYPGVVPAGKHSEALQTLVDLAPSFLSAAGIDVPLPMTGVDQMPVWSGQVEQARDHIIVENHHEPTTVHVKTYVDDRYKLTVYYNRDYGELFDLQADPGEVNNLWNATAHAELKADLVMKLLFAEMGKEPLWMPRTSGA